The Anguilla rostrata isolate EN2019 chromosome 2, ASM1855537v3, whole genome shotgun sequence genome contains the following window.
CTCTGCCTGTCCGTCCGACACCATCGCTGCCCCCCCACTGGACGGCGCGCCAAAGAGCTACTCCCCCAAAATTCAGCAGCTGGTCAGTGACATCGCCAGTCTCACGCTGCTGGAGGTGTCTGACCTCAATGAGCTGCTCAAGGTACAGCACTGctgcggggggcggagccacagcaTAGAAATAGTGTTACTAGAATTTTTCTGCTCATTAAAAGCTACAGTCATATGCACATAGAAATAATGTGACCAGAATTATTCTGCTTATTAAAAGCTACAGTCAGATGCACAGAAATAATGTGACTGGAATTGTTTTCCCTCATGAAGAGATATAGTTAAATGTGACCCCCAAGCTTAAATGAAATTCCTTGCTAGTAATATgagtttctgttgttttttcgGGTAACTGTGCCCTCTTTTTGAATGGGATCGTTTTGCCAAAAGtggtgacttttttttattatcaaagAAATCAGGCACATGAAATACAGAAGAACAACTCCAGCAGGGGGGTGAAAAGGGagaaatttaataattatgatgCATGTATAAACTCATCCCACCTCTGATCCTCATTACCCCATTACCCTGGTTACCCTCCAGAAGCTGGCCCTTGTAGAAACAGTGTACCCTATGCACTTGAATCGCTGCTAATATTTATATAGCAAAGGTGTAGAGAGGCTAATGTTATTGAGAGTACAAAGCGCATGCATCACTTTAGCTCTAGGCATAGCTAGACCTGTAATTTAAACTGCAAGTTACTGCAGCCTTTCACGGGCAGTGTCTGTGTCTCTTGGTCCAAAACTCGGTTGCATTGTCTAAGAGCTTTAGAACAACAATAAGAGCAGGTGAATATcagcaaatttaaataaacacaatccACACAATGTTTATTGTACAGAAAACCCAGACAGGTGCcgaactgaaaaatgtaaaaagtaaaaaggaaGAGTTCCCACACTGTACATTCTCCCAAGTAACGTTTCCAGCCTAATGGCTCTTCATCAGACGGTCTTTCTGGTGTTCATAAATTCACGCTGCTCAGGAGCGTAAACAGTGTGTGTACTGCTTCCTTTTTGCTCAGGCACGTTGAGGGCCACAACGGGGGCCTTTAGGTCTTGAGGCTGTAGTGCTGAGAGGCTGTTGGTCAGAGGGTGGTTTGATGTGCCTCCTGTAAAAACTCCACTCCCCCTCCAGAAAACACTGAATATCCAGGATGTGGGCATGATGCCCATGGGAGCCATGGCAACAGCTGCCGCACCTGCCGTCCAGGtaagtcacttcctgttccccgCCCCTCTGTTGGTGTATACGGgttgctgtttgtgtgcaaatgatgtgtctgtttgtgtgtgatgtatcTGTGATGgctgtttatgtgcatgtaggTTTTACGCAGCATGTAATTAGTGTTCTGCATAACTTTTTTCTACCCGCTACTGATGATGTGTGTGATCTCATTCAAGATGGAGGTGAGGCtgtttatatgcatgtgtgatTTATCTGTGTTTTATGAGCATTATGGTTATGTATACATCTTCACTCTTGAGCATATTTCtccttgtgtgtgcgcgtgtgaatCCAGGccgtggaggaggaagaggttcCAGTGAAGAAGGAGCAGACTCACTTCACAGTGAAGCTGACAGAACTGAAAGCAGCAGATAAAGTCAAACTGATCAAGGAAGTGAAGAACTGCATACAGGGCCTCAACCTCGTACAGGTACAGCAttcgctctgtctgtctgtctgtgttaaCGCCaacactctgtctgtctgtgtcgaCACCAGTgcttgctctgtctgtctgtcctctgtctgtatgtctgtcttaACGCCAGggatctgtctgcctgtttgtcagTCTGTGTCAGCTCAGATGATGGTAAGATTCTGAAGATTACAGGTGAAGAGTAGCATATCAAAATAGAATAAAACGAAAGAAAGCCAGtcataacatttattattattattattattattattattatggtggtggtggtggtgtagtgtaatggttagggtACTGTGCTTGTAACTCAagggttgtgggttcgaattcCAGCTGGGATGCTGCCATTGTATCACTGGGCAAGATACCCAACCTGAATATCCAGTGGTATAAAGGGtttatatgttttaaaaataaataaataaataaaaaaaaaaacgctatcTGTGCAagtcacttgtatcagagtgtcTACTGTGCACATTGGGTTTGCTTACTGTATGAAGTACTGCTGTAATGGTGCCCTTGCTCTCTCCCGCTAACTCCCTGCCTCCCGTTGCAGGCGAAGAAGCTGGTGGAGTCCCTACCCCAGCAGATCCGGACAAATGTGTCCAAAGACGAGGCTGAGAAGCTGAAGGCAGCGCTGGaggcagcagggggcactgtggTGCTGGAGTAAAGCCCCACCCACGTCCCGTTCATCCAATCATATGCCCcgtttctctttttccccctcccctttgtttttttatacacagtggAAGATTTCACATAATTGGAAGAAAATTGTCCTCTAGTGCCACAATATGAAGAGGTCTCTGggcagaaggggcggggcaggggaggCGGGCTCTCAACCTCAGACTGAACTCGCACTGGCTTAGAGCCTGACCATGCCCATCACGGTAGCCCCGCCCTCCCAAGGGCGTCCGGCCGTCCGTCTCCATGTTTAAGAGCGGCGGTCGTTAGGCTGGAAGCGTGgccctgctgattggctctgtctgtcttgtctgtctgtctgtcagccccGTACGAGGGAGACGGTTACTATTGCCTTTGCCTGtggtgaaaataaacatttaacacaAGGAAGAGCTGAAATATTTCCTCGTAGTGGAAGGTGTCATTGTGCTGTCATGTCATGTAATGTTTCATCAGTTAAAGTGGCTTCTGCTTTTCATGGGAGAAAAATTAATTGCAtatagagggggaaaaaagtcaagATTATCAAGATTATTGAAGGAGGCAGTACTCGTGCGTATACCTAAACAGGCTGTACTTCAAAAGTGTGCTTCTGTTAAAGCTGCTCTACCTCAATTGTCCACTTGGGTGCAGCAGGCTAACACTTGGATCACCCTTAACAAGCATCTGTTCGCAACTTCAAAGTCACAAGGGTGTGTTAGTAGAGGCCTAATGTAAATGAGCTGGCTTTGAATATAGacaaaactgcagaaaacagTAAGTGCTGTAAAAGCTGGC
Protein-coding sequences here:
- the mrpl12 gene encoding 39S ribosomal protein L12, mitochondrial, with the protein product MYCTRHCIRTALRIAAQTQRRAARTPLVCGLRALKTSSACPSDTIAAPPLDGAPKSYSPKIQQLVSDIASLTLLEVSDLNELLKKTLNIQDVGMMPMGAMATAAAPAVQAVEEEEVPVKKEQTHFTVKLTELKAADKVKLIKEVKNCIQGLNLVQAKKLVESLPQQIRTNVSKDEAEKLKAALEAAGGTVVLE